The stretch of DNA AGGGAACAATAGTGCGCAAAGTCCTGGTGGAAGAGGCCGCGGCCATTAAAAAAGAATTTTACGTAGGCATGGTCATTGACAGGGCTAAACGCTGTCCGGTTATGATGGTCAGCCCGGCTGGTGGAATGGAGATCGAAGAACTGGCAAAAGAAAAACCGGAGTTGATTTTTAAAGAGCCGATAGATCCGTTTTTAGGGCTACTTCCTTTCCAGTGTCGTTCCTTGGCATTTAAGCTTGGCGTGGATATTAAGACTGGAGGTAAACTCCTTGCTGCCTTGTATAAGCTTTTCATCAGCCTGGATTGCTCTCTGGCAGAGATCAATCCCCTTATTTTGACCGAAGATGGACGGCTTTTGGCCATTGATGCAAAATTGAACTTTGATGACTCAGCTCTGTTCAGACACCCTGATGTAAAGGAAATGCTTGATCCTGATGAATTGGATCCGCTGGAATATGAGGCTTCAAAATACAATCTTAACTATGTTAGACTGGATGGAAACGTAGGTATTATGGTCAATGGAGCCGGCCTGGCCATGGCAACCATGGATGTTATTAAATTGGCAGGCGCTGATCCGGCAAATTTTCTTGATGTGGGCGGAAGTGCCAATGCAGAAATGATTGCGCAAGGGTTTAAGATTATTCTTTCCGATCCGAACGTAAAACTCATTTTTATTAATATTTTCGGAGGAATTTTACGCTGTGACGTTCTAGCCCAGGGTGTAATCGAGGCCGCCAAGCAGGTGGATATTCCTGTGCCCATTTTGGTCAGGCTTGAAGGGACCAACGTGGAGCAAGGACGTGAAATGCTGGCGAAGTCAGGCTTGAATTTTGTTGTTGGTAAAGATCTTAGTGATGCAGCCAGGAAAATTGTAGATATTTTGGGTTAAAGGAGTGTGGAAATGGGTATCTTGGTCAATAAAGAGACGCGTGTCCTGGTTCAGGGAATAACAGGTAGAGAAGGTGTTTTTCATACAACACAGATGCTGGCCTATGGGACTAAAGTAGTCGCAGGCGTAACACCAGGCAAGGCTGGTCAGCAAGTAGAAGGCGTGCCGGTATTTAATACGGTTGAAGATGCCGTGCAGGAAACCGGGGCCAATGCATCGGTAATTTTTGTTCCCGCGGCCTTTGCCTGTGATGCTATTTTTGAAGCTGTTTCTGCAGGAATCAAGTTGGTAGTTTGTATTACCGAGGGCATTCCAACTCTGGACATGATGAAGGTTAAACGCTACTTAGCCGGCCACCCGGACGTCGTTGTGATCGGACCGAACTGTCCAGGGCTTATTGCGCCACCAGTACAGTGCAAAATGGGCATTATGCCGGGCCATATTCACACACCCGGACCTATTGGCGTGATTTCGCGCAGTGGAACCCTGACCTACGAAATTGATTATCAATTGACTCAGGCAGGATTAGGTCAGAGCACTTGTATAGGAATTGGCGGAGATCAGATTCCAGGGACCAATTTTATAGATTTACTTAAGCGTTTTAAAGATGATGATGAAACCCAAGGTGTGGTCATGGTTGGCGAGATTGGAGGGACTGCTGAGGAAGAAGCAGCCGAGTGGATAAAACAAAATTTTAATAAACCAGTTGTCGCCTTTATTGCTGGAAGAACCGCTCCTCCTGGTAAGCGTATGGGCCATGCCGGAGCAATTATTTCTGGAGGCCAGGGTACTGCCGAAAGTAAAATGGAAGCTTTAAGAGCCGCGGGAATTTATGTGGCAGAGGATTTAGGCACTTTGGGCCGGACAGTGAAGGAAGTAATGGGCTTGTAGTTGTTTAATGACAACGAACATCGATATTTAGAAGGCATAAGGCATAAGGAGAGAGTCAAATTAATCTGGACACTTGAACCTTAGCCTTACGCCTTTAGTTTTTTTAACAGTAAAACATATGATCCTACCATTTTTAGATAAGTCCCCTCAGATTCATCCCAGCGCATATATTTTTGAGAGTGCAGATATTATTGGTGACGTTACCATTGGGGCGCAATCCAGTATTTGGTTTAAGGCCGTTGTTCGAGGTGATGTTCACTATATCAGAATAGGGGATAGGACGAATGTTCAGGATGGGGCTCTCTTGCATGTGACACGTGACACACATCCTTTGGTTATTGGAAACGATGTAACTATTGCTCATGGTGTTGTCCTCCATGGATGTACTGTAAAAGACAGGGTACTGATTGGGATGGGGGCTATTGTTCTGGATGGGGCGGTAATAAATGAAGACAGCATTGTTGGGGCTGGAGCTTTGGTGCCACCGAATATGGAAGTGCCATCACGTACTTTGGTTGTTGGAGTTCCAGCTAAGATAGTAAGGGAATTGAAGGAGTCAGAAGTTAAGCATATCCAGCAATCTGCAAAAAATTATATACGATATGTAGAAAACTACAGGAAGTCAGGGGTGAAAAATGTCAACACAAGCAAAAAAGAATAAAAAGAAGAAAAAAATTCCCAGATGGGCATTTGTGAAGTGTCGTGGTGGTGAGCGGGCTCCCCGCTCTTTTTTTTACCCTGATGATATAAAAGATTGTACTCAAGCGGTCGAGAAACTTGGCTCAAACTTGGTGTGTAAGATCGGTTGCCTGGGTATGGGGACTTGTACTCGCGTTTGCCGTTTTGAAGCCATATCCATGGGCGAAAATGGTGTGCCAGTAATTGACCAGGAAAAATGCACTGGTTGCGGCAAATGTGTTAGAACCTGTCCGCAAAATGTATTGGAGCTTACATCAGCCTTATCTATGCTTTTTAGATTTAATCGCGGAGATGACTGTCTTGCTCCTTGCCAGCAAGCCTGTCCTGCTCAGATTGATATTCCTCGTTTTATCAAGGCAATAGAGGTTGGGGATTTTACTCGTGCTCTTATGATTATCAAGGAGCATATGCCCATGCCCCTTACCCTGGGACGCGTATGTCCGAGGCCTTGTGAAGACAGCTGTCGTCGTCAGCAAGTGGATGAGGCTGTGGCTATAAATTATTTAAAACGTTTTGTTGCAGACCTGGAGTGGAAGAGTAAAAAGCGCGTTCCTCTTTATGTAGCGCCTGATACCGGTCATAAGGTCGCAATAATAGGGGGCGGTCCTGGAGGACTGTCTTGTGCGTATTTTTTACGCAGGTTTGGACATTCGGTAAAGATTTTTGAATCCATGCCCAGGCTTGGAGGCATGTTGCGGTACGGCATTCCTGACTATCGTTTGCCGCCCGAAATTTTGGACTGGGAGATAGAAGGAATACTTGACTTGGGGATAGAAGTCGAAACCGAAGTGGCTTTAGGCCGTGATTTTACCTTACAGGATCTGAAGGATAGAGGCTATGAAGCTATCTTTCTGGCTACAGGAGCATGGAAAACCTGGGCCCCTCGTATGGAAGGAAATGATGCTAGGGGTGTGATGTCTGGGGTAGAGTTTTTGCGTAAAGTGGCCGAGGGGAATCCGCCTAGCTTGGGCAAAAGAGTAATGATAGTTGGTGGTGGCAACGTGGCCATGGATGCTGCCCGGACAGCCCTGCGTCTGGGAGCAGAAGATGTCTGCGTTATCTACAGGCGTAGCAGACAGGAGA from Desulfovulcanus ferrireducens encodes:
- a CDS encoding gamma carbonic anhydrase family protein → MILPFLDKSPQIHPSAYIFESADIIGDVTIGAQSSIWFKAVVRGDVHYIRIGDRTNVQDGALLHVTRDTHPLVIGNDVTIAHGVVLHGCTVKDRVLIGMGAIVLDGAVINEDSIVGAGALVPPNMEVPSRTLVVGVPAKIVRELKESEVKHIQQSAKNYIRYVENYRKSGVKNVNTSKKE
- the sucC gene encoding ADP-forming succinate--CoA ligase subunit beta, producing MKVHEYQAKELFARYGIPVPKGKLVTQVQEVEDAVNELGLPVVIKAQIHAGGRGKAGGVKLAKTLDEAREITRKMLGKPLVTHQTGGQGTIVRKVLVEEAAAIKKEFYVGMVIDRAKRCPVMMVSPAGGMEIEELAKEKPELIFKEPIDPFLGLLPFQCRSLAFKLGVDIKTGGKLLAALYKLFISLDCSLAEINPLILTEDGRLLAIDAKLNFDDSALFRHPDVKEMLDPDELDPLEYEASKYNLNYVRLDGNVGIMVNGAGLAMATMDVIKLAGADPANFLDVGGSANAEMIAQGFKIILSDPNVKLIFINIFGGILRCDVLAQGVIEAAKQVDIPVPILVRLEGTNVEQGREMLAKSGLNFVVGKDLSDAARKIVDILG
- the sucD gene encoding succinate--CoA ligase subunit alpha codes for the protein MGILVNKETRVLVQGITGREGVFHTTQMLAYGTKVVAGVTPGKAGQQVEGVPVFNTVEDAVQETGANASVIFVPAAFACDAIFEAVSAGIKLVVCITEGIPTLDMMKVKRYLAGHPDVVVIGPNCPGLIAPPVQCKMGIMPGHIHTPGPIGVISRSGTLTYEIDYQLTQAGLGQSTCIGIGGDQIPGTNFIDLLKRFKDDDETQGVVMVGEIGGTAEEEAAEWIKQNFNKPVVAFIAGRTAPPGKRMGHAGAIISGGQGTAESKMEALRAAGIYVAEDLGTLGRTVKEVMGL
- a CDS encoding FAD-dependent oxidoreductase; amino-acid sequence: MSTQAKKNKKKKKIPRWAFVKCRGGERAPRSFFYPDDIKDCTQAVEKLGSNLVCKIGCLGMGTCTRVCRFEAISMGENGVPVIDQEKCTGCGKCVRTCPQNVLELTSALSMLFRFNRGDDCLAPCQQACPAQIDIPRFIKAIEVGDFTRALMIIKEHMPMPLTLGRVCPRPCEDSCRRQQVDEAVAINYLKRFVADLEWKSKKRVPLYVAPDTGHKVAIIGGGPGGLSCAYFLRRFGHSVKIFESMPRLGGMLRYGIPDYRLPPEILDWEIEGILDLGIEVETEVALGRDFTLQDLKDRGYEAIFLATGAWKTWAPRMEGNDARGVMSGVEFLRKVAEGNPPSLGKRVMIVGGGNVAMDAARTALRLGAEDVCVIYRRSRQEMPALEEEIEAAEAEGIKFLFLTNPVRCVKCERGSLREVECIHMELGEPDASGRRRPQPKEGSEFCLQADNLILAIGQYPDTEIFKEDPLGKGLEITKWDTITVDPATCQTIIPGVFAGGDLVIGPMRVVDAIGMGRLAARSIDMYLREGIVKPVEKMLHNPFPEIKVEKNIEKAKRQSMPHLEVKERVTNFAEVELGYDEDAALAEAKRCLDCGLQCYG